One genomic window of Etheostoma spectabile isolate EspeVRDwgs_2016 chromosome 7, UIUC_Espe_1.0, whole genome shotgun sequence includes the following:
- the uqcc5 gene encoding ubiquinol-cytochrome c reductase complex assembly factor 5: MLARMFNRNNNIKYLLSLVPGKQRLGTYRFLPIFFCIGGVMEWIMINVRIGRETFYDVYRRKRSEREYMQKIADGVIVVEEPAAK, from the exons ATGTTAGCCAGGATGTTTAATAGgaataataacattaaatatctACTGAGCCTTGTCCCGGGTAAACAACGTCTCGGGACGTACAGGTTTCTTCCCATCTTCTTTTGCATCGGAGGCGTCATGGAGTGGATCATGATCAACGTGAGGATAGGAAGGGAGACTTTCT ATGATGTCTACCGAAGAAAACGATCAGAGCGGGAGTACATGCAGAAGATAGCAGATGGTGTGATAGTTGTTGAAGAGCCTGCAGCCAAGTGA